The following proteins come from a genomic window of Flavobacterium crocinum:
- a CDS encoding TonB-dependent receptor encodes MEKKYAAFLILLVFNLVDAQQEITVTGIVIDVRTQNPLENVVVTIQNTAVMQLTSKTGKFELHIFPTKEQLLLLRSQGYKDLLLKLQFTSGQNINLGILQLEDTYSDEVPAALITLSDNDLSEDNGSSEMTSGLLQSSRDAFMQASAFNWGQARFRVRGLDSENATTMLNGMTMNKIYDGRPQWSNWGGLNNVLRNQEFSVGTSASSYAFGGILGTQQIATRASLYRKGSSLTFSGSNGAYTWRGIATEASGMNSSGWAYVISAGKRWADEGYFEGTNFDADSFFLSVEKKLNTKHALNFTGFYTPNSRGKNSPNTAEVSDLMGEKYNSYWGFQSGEKRNARVKNVEEPVLMLNHYFKINEKTNLNSAVMYQFGKVGNSNIDYQNADSPDPVYYRKMPSFFSSLYAKDHGEFSGEFTPDYENAGKSKITFLENSQIDWNAMYLANQKPAANGYEPSKSHYVLYEDRTDDKTFAINSNLNSQLAPNISFDGGFAFRKLKSHNYQYLLDLLGGEYFDDIDPFYKGNLSQSDLLHPDRKVKQGDIYGYNYNFLANTLDIFTQFKFTYNKTEFYLAQSYSMSNYQREGLYQNGLYPTNSLGKSESINFENFGFKGGFTYKISGKQSLFFNAAHLTRAPSLRNTFSNSRLNNSIVDGIESETISSADANYVYRSPKLKLRLTAYYTLIKNSPKTSFFYAEGIFDDGAGYDATDAFVNQTLTHLDKKNIGTELSFEYQLSSTIKTTLAVAFGNYVYSSNPNVTITNDANAAIEGKQKIFDFGEAYLKNYRQPGTPQQAYSFGLEYRDPKFWWIGANVNYLAENYIDVSPISRTSQFYINPANGFPFPEATFERGNELLKQERFDPVIVLNVSGGKSWRIHKKFIGLFASVNNALNTIYKTGGFEQARNANFRALNQDVSSGTPSFGPRYYYGYGRTYFLNLTIGL; translated from the coding sequence ATGGAAAAAAAATACGCAGCCTTCCTCATTTTATTGGTTTTTAATCTTGTTGATGCTCAGCAGGAAATAACAGTTACAGGAATTGTAATCGATGTCCGAACACAAAATCCGTTGGAAAATGTAGTGGTGACGATACAGAATACAGCTGTAATGCAGCTTACTTCAAAAACAGGGAAATTTGAACTTCATATATTTCCAACCAAAGAACAATTGCTTTTGTTGAGAAGCCAAGGCTACAAAGATCTCCTTTTAAAACTCCAGTTTACTTCAGGGCAAAATATAAATCTTGGTATTTTACAATTAGAAGATACTTATTCAGATGAAGTTCCTGCGGCCTTAATCACATTGTCTGACAATGATTTGTCTGAAGATAATGGTTCTTCTGAAATGACATCAGGTCTTTTGCAGTCTTCGAGAGATGCTTTCATGCAGGCATCGGCTTTTAATTGGGGACAAGCCAGATTTAGAGTTCGTGGTTTAGACAGCGAAAATGCCACAACAATGCTCAATGGCATGACCATGAATAAAATCTACGATGGCAGACCGCAATGGAGCAATTGGGGAGGATTGAATAATGTACTTCGAAATCAGGAATTTTCAGTTGGAACTAGTGCGTCCAGTTATGCTTTTGGCGGAATTTTAGGTACACAGCAAATTGCAACAAGAGCTTCATTATACCGAAAAGGAAGTTCACTTACCTTTTCTGGAAGCAATGGAGCTTATACTTGGCGTGGAATTGCAACAGAAGCTTCAGGAATGAATTCTTCGGGCTGGGCGTATGTAATTTCGGCTGGAAAACGATGGGCCGATGAAGGTTATTTTGAAGGAACCAATTTTGATGCAGATTCCTTTTTTCTTAGTGTTGAAAAGAAATTGAATACTAAACACGCTCTAAATTTTACAGGGTTTTATACGCCAAATTCACGAGGAAAAAATTCTCCGAATACCGCTGAGGTTAGCGATTTAATGGGAGAAAAATACAATTCATACTGGGGATTTCAGAGTGGAGAAAAACGTAATGCAAGAGTGAAAAATGTAGAAGAACCAGTTTTGATGCTGAATCATTATTTTAAAATTAATGAGAAAACAAATCTGAATTCAGCGGTTATGTATCAATTTGGAAAAGTTGGAAACAGCAATATTGATTATCAAAATGCCGATAGTCCTGATCCTGTTTATTACAGAAAAATGCCGAGTTTTTTTAGTTCGTTATATGCGAAAGATCATGGCGAGTTTTCAGGAGAATTTACGCCAGATTATGAAAATGCAGGAAAAAGTAAAATCACTTTTTTAGAAAATTCCCAGATAGATTGGAATGCAATGTATCTCGCCAATCAAAAGCCAGCAGCTAATGGTTATGAACCCTCAAAAAGTCATTATGTTTTGTACGAAGACAGAACCGACGACAAGACTTTTGCAATCAATTCAAATCTAAATTCTCAGTTAGCGCCCAATATTTCTTTTGATGGAGGATTTGCTTTTCGAAAACTAAAATCCCATAATTATCAGTATTTATTGGATCTTTTAGGCGGAGAATATTTTGATGATATTGATCCGTTTTACAAAGGAAACCTTTCGCAATCTGATTTACTTCATCCAGATAGAAAGGTAAAACAGGGAGATATTTACGGCTATAATTATAATTTTTTAGCCAATACTTTGGACATCTTTACACAATTTAAATTTACATATAACAAGACTGAATTTTATTTGGCACAATCGTATTCGATGTCCAATTATCAAAGAGAAGGATTGTATCAAAACGGACTTTATCCAACGAATTCTCTAGGAAAAAGTGAGAGCATAAATTTTGAAAATTTTGGTTTTAAAGGAGGATTCACTTATAAAATTTCAGGGAAGCAGTCGTTGTTTTTTAATGCGGCTCATTTGACAAGAGCGCCTTCGCTTCGAAATACTTTTTCGAATTCAAGATTAAACAATTCGATAGTGGACGGAATCGAAAGCGAAACGATTTCCAGTGCTGATGCCAATTATGTGTATCGATCACCAAAACTAAAACTACGTTTAACAGCTTATTATACTTTAATTAAAAACAGCCCCAAAACCTCTTTCTTTTATGCCGAAGGAATTTTTGATGATGGAGCAGGTTATGATGCGACAGATGCTTTCGTAAACCAGACTTTGACACATTTGGATAAGAAAAATATAGGAACAGAATTGAGTTTCGAATATCAGCTTTCTTCAACAATAAAAACCACTTTAGCTGTAGCTTTTGGAAATTATGTTTACAGCAGTAATCCAAATGTAACGATCACTAATGATGCTAATGCTGCAATAGAAGGGAAACAGAAGATTTTTGATTTTGGAGAAGCTTACCTTAAAAATTATAGACAGCCAGGAACTCCTCAGCAGGCTTATTCGTTTGGATTAGAATATCGAGATCCAAAGTTTTGGTGGATTGGTGCAAATGTTAATTATTTGGCTGAAAATTATATTGATGTTTCACCTATTTCGAGGACATCACAATTCTATATTAATCCTGCAAACGGTTTTCCTTTTCCCGAAGCAACTTTTGAAAGAGGGAATGAACTCCTAAAGCAAGAACGATTTGATCCTGTAATAGTATTGAATGTCAGTGGCGGTAAGTCATGGCGCATTCATAAAAAATTTATTGGACTTTTTGCAAGTGTCAATAACGCGCTAAATACAATTTATAAAACAGGCGGTTTTGAACAGGCTAGAAATGCCAATTTCAGAGCCTTGAATCAGGATGTCTCCAGCGGAACCCCTTCTTTTGGTCCAAGATATTATTACGGTTATGGACGAACTTATTTTTTAAACCTCACGATAGGTTTGTAA
- a CDS encoding MFS transporter encodes MLINFNPLALFQTKGKIKKVFREAKASYLNRIRLAVGMFYFGMGLSFATWASRIPDIKTALHLTEGDLGSILFALPVGQLTIMPFSGKMVTKFGSHRILIFSLIMYVFCLINLGLATTALQLSLGLFLFGLFGNLANIAVNTQGVYTEVLFKKTIMSSFHGMWSFAGFTGALVGLGMLTLKLNPLHHFIIVGIIVLLMVAFNFKFLVRAKEKSKAKDEKKKLFVKPDSALLWLGVIGFCSMASEGVMFDWSGVYFKDIVKAPGPLVVLGYTSFMIMMASGRFLGDGLINKFGRERVMQISGVMISAGLFTAVFLPYIIPCTIAFMFVGLGVATIVPTVYSIAGKNPTVPAGEALTIVSSVSFLGFLMGPPVIGHIAQSFGLQFSFAFIGIFGVLIAFMVSKIRTTA; translated from the coding sequence ATGCTGATAAACTTTAATCCATTAGCGCTTTTTCAAACCAAAGGAAAAATCAAGAAAGTATTTAGAGAAGCAAAAGCTTCTTATTTAAACCGAATTCGATTGGCCGTTGGAATGTTTTATTTTGGAATGGGTTTAAGTTTTGCAACCTGGGCGAGTCGAATTCCGGATATTAAAACAGCCTTGCATTTAACCGAAGGTGATTTGGGTTCTATACTTTTTGCGCTTCCGGTTGGACAATTGACTATAATGCCGTTTTCAGGAAAAATGGTAACTAAATTTGGGAGTCATCGTATTTTGATTTTCTCTCTTATAATGTATGTTTTCTGTCTTATTAATTTAGGATTAGCAACAACAGCATTACAATTATCTCTTGGATTATTTTTGTTTGGTTTGTTTGGAAATCTTGCCAATATTGCTGTAAACACACAAGGCGTTTATACCGAAGTTTTATTCAAAAAAACAATTATGTCATCGTTTCATGGGATGTGGAGTTTTGCAGGATTCACAGGCGCATTGGTTGGATTGGGGATGTTGACTTTAAAATTAAATCCGTTGCATCATTTTATAATTGTTGGAATCATTGTTTTATTGATGGTGGCATTTAATTTCAAATTTTTGGTCAGAGCCAAAGAAAAATCAAAAGCCAAAGACGAGAAAAAGAAGTTATTTGTAAAACCCGATTCTGCGTTGCTGTGGTTGGGTGTTATCGGATTCTGTAGTATGGCGAGCGAAGGCGTTATGTTCGATTGGAGTGGTGTTTACTTTAAAGATATTGTAAAAGCACCGGGACCTTTGGTTGTTTTAGGTTATACTTCTTTTATGATTATGATGGCAAGTGGTAGATTCCTTGGCGACGGCTTAATTAATAAGTTTGGTCGCGAACGTGTGATGCAGATTAGCGGCGTTATGATTTCGGCGGGACTTTTTACAGCTGTTTTTCTTCCTTATATTATTCCATGTACCATTGCTTTTATGTTTGTTGGTTTGGGAGTTGCTACTATTGTTCCTACCGTTTATAGTATTGCAGGCAAAAACCCCACGGTTCCTGCTGGCGAGGCTTTAACAATTGTTTCGAGTGTAAGTTTCCTTGGGTTTTTAATGGGCCCACCAGTAATTGGACATATCGCTCAAAGTTTTGGATTGCAGTTCTCTTTTGCCTTTATCGGAATTTTTGGAGTGCTGATCGCTTTTATGGTTTCTAAAATTAGAACGACAGCTTAA
- a CDS encoding DUF5689 domain-containing protein translates to MKNTFLKVFFGIVLIVTISCSNETETPKLVCTQPDLTVNKTVEKVYELSSNTAKQYLYDDIMEAYVISSDEEGNFFKTIYLQTKATDKLLAIGFSVPVDASNTYIDYRLGNKVYVKLKSQFTDLYYGGLRIGSLYVSNAGDPTIGRISQNEYKNVLNASCTIIDENQLVESLSIEEALNDSKLNTLIELNDVEFTEAALGRHYFEESNNVGGSTNWNLRDKTGNQIILRTSSYAKFADHFVPEGSGKVRGIITKFGSDYQLMIRSENDVEMNGKRNTPFFAEDFQSVKNNVNFALPGWSNIVEKATKLWKSMLYSGNGYAEFNTTSTTAAENVAWLITPKINLTGYKNAVLSFRSAQHDLKVDSSLNTLEIYVSTNFDGSNVTKAKWTKLEAKVPSLSNPSREFMSSGGIDLSAYTGNIYIGFKYIGSGKDKTLNGAFMVDDIKIFGEK, encoded by the coding sequence ATGAAAAACACATTTTTAAAAGTATTTTTTGGAATTGTATTAATAGTAACAATCAGTTGTAGTAATGAAACAGAAACACCAAAATTGGTGTGCACACAGCCAGATTTAACAGTAAATAAGACCGTAGAAAAAGTATATGAACTCTCCAGTAATACAGCAAAACAATATTTGTATGATGATATAATGGAAGCTTATGTAATTTCAAGTGATGAAGAAGGGAATTTTTTCAAAACAATTTATCTGCAGACAAAAGCAACAGATAAACTTCTGGCAATAGGTTTTAGTGTTCCGGTTGATGCATCCAATACTTACATTGATTACAGGCTTGGCAATAAAGTGTATGTAAAGCTTAAAAGTCAGTTTACAGATTTGTATTATGGCGGATTAAGAATTGGAAGTTTATATGTAAGCAATGCAGGCGATCCGACAATTGGAAGAATTTCTCAGAATGAATATAAAAATGTACTAAACGCCTCGTGTACTATAATTGATGAGAATCAATTAGTTGAATCGCTTTCTATTGAAGAAGCACTTAATGACAGCAAATTGAATACTTTAATAGAACTGAATGATGTTGAGTTTACTGAAGCTGCATTGGGACGTCATTACTTTGAAGAATCAAATAATGTTGGCGGATCTACCAATTGGAATTTGAGAGATAAAACCGGTAATCAGATTATTTTAAGAACCAGCAGTTATGCAAAATTTGCAGATCATTTTGTTCCTGAAGGAAGCGGAAAAGTGAGAGGTATTATAACAAAATTTGGATCGGATTATCAATTGATGATTCGTTCGGAAAATGATGTCGAGATGAATGGAAAACGCAACACACCCTTTTTTGCAGAAGATTTTCAGTCGGTTAAAAACAATGTCAATTTTGCATTGCCGGGCTGGAGCAATATTGTAGAAAAAGCCACTAAATTATGGAAAAGCATGTTGTATTCCGGAAACGGTTATGCCGAATTTAATACCACAAGTACAACGGCCGCCGAAAATGTTGCCTGGCTAATTACTCCGAAAATAAATTTAACAGGTTATAAAAATGCTGTTTTATCTTTTAGAAGCGCGCAACACGATTTAAAAGTAGATTCGTCTTTAAATACATTGGAAATTTATGTTTCGACCAATTTTGATGGTTCAAATGTGACTAAAGCCAAATGGACAAAGCTTGAAGCAAAAGTTCCTTCACTTTCAAATCCTTCCCGTGAATTTATGAGTTCAGGTGGAATTGATCTTTCAGCTTATACTGGAAATATTTACATCGGATTTAAGTATATCGGCTCAGGAAAAGATAAAACGTTAAACGGAGCTTTTATGGTGGATGATATTAAGATATTTGGAGAAAAATAA